In Candidatus Thermoplasmatota archaeon, a single window of DNA contains:
- a CDS encoding helix-turn-helix domain-containing protein → MDKARHLLSAAAESDTKFRETLHEVLKGLGWTVQELSKKAEVSPSTLYKIINEDRSPSMDVLRKILRAVREAEGLTAGSFIALIVTRRVLDEVVERSVQIGDEKVKIREYPAATVEDAIVSAIRAERDGAVAVVCAPIVSPTIEKILDIPIATIVPKDSVTEAIRLAARKTRV, encoded by the coding sequence ATGGACAAAGCTAGGCATCTACTCTCTGCCGCAGCCGAATCCGATACCAAGTTCAGGGAGACTCTCCACGAAGTCCTGAAGGGGCTCGGCTGGACTGTTCAAGAGCTGTCCAAGAAGGCGGAAGTATCTCCCAGCACGCTTTACAAGATCATCAACGAAGACCGGTCTCCATCTATGGACGTCCTCAGGAAGATCCTCAGGGCTGTACGGGAGGCTGAAGGACTGACAGCGGGGAGCTTCATCGCGCTGATTGTCACCAGGCGAGTCCTCGACGAGGTGGTCGAGAGATCCGTCCAGATAGGCGATGAGAAGGTCAAGATACGGGAATACCCTGCGGCGACGGTGGAGGACGCCATCGTCTCAGCCATCCGCGCCGAGAGAGATGGTGCTGTCGCGGTCGTATGTGCGCCGATCGTCAGTCCGACGATTGAGAAGATTCTCGACATCCCAATCGCAACAATCGTTCCCAAGGACAGCGTTACGGAAGCAATCAGACTGGCCGCCAGAAAAACGAGGGTCTAG
- a CDS encoding class II glutamine amidotransferase, whose translation MVGVVFRDDFPLGALVDLRHVSQVGRIPGTKEPGHRDGWGIVSFRGGDPRYIGRSPREAFLDPSYDSALEDIPALDVPNIVVAHVRAASKGGAVMMNTHPFVVDGIVLGHNGTIHDFHPVTSRKPKGDTDSERLLLLLADRMSEEGDIKTALKSVILEDIVKHKFSAAALLVSDGKVLLGYRDYTKLPEYYDLRIAKCGSYVSLFQETYLGYRTRTSQVKKGQLVSVGLDLKVRREMIR comes from the coding sequence ATGGTCGGAGTGGTCTTCAGGGACGACTTCCCGCTGGGGGCCCTGGTCGACCTGCGTCACGTTTCCCAGGTCGGGAGAATCCCCGGGACCAAGGAACCCGGACATAGGGACGGCTGGGGGATAGTCTCTTTCAGAGGAGGGGATCCACGGTACATCGGCAGGAGCCCTCGAGAGGCGTTCTTGGATCCGTCGTACGATTCTGCGCTGGAGGACATTCCAGCTCTCGATGTCCCCAACATAGTTGTGGCGCATGTCAGGGCGGCTTCGAAGGGCGGCGCGGTCATGATGAACACCCATCCGTTCGTCGTGGACGGCATCGTGCTCGGACACAACGGCACTATTCATGACTTCCATCCAGTGACGAGCCGGAAGCCAAAGGGGGACACTGATAGCGAGAGACTGCTTCTACTCCTCGCGGATCGGATGTCGGAGGAGGGCGATATCAAGACCGCGCTGAAGTCTGTCATTTTGGAGGACATCGTGAAGCACAAGTTCTCAGCTGCAGCCCTCTTGGTCTCCGATGGCAAAGTGCTGCTTGGATACAGGGACTACACCAAGCTGCCGGAGTACTACGACCTCAGAATCGCGAAATGCGGGTCGTATGTATCTTTGTTCCAGGAGACGTACCTGGGCTACAGGACCAGGACCTCCCAGGTCAAGAAGGGGCAGCTCGTGTCCGTGGGCCTCGATCTCAAAGTGAGGCGCGAGATGATCCGCTAG
- a CDS encoding OsmC family protein, which yields MNFETTVVWNEKFPGKLQCQNGQVIDYSAPVELDGMHGPLTPEDAFVGAANMCFQIVFDHVSRDLGMKLLEYKCKAVGDLEVVEGAKKFVKITLHPEMRFASGSKMSNLERAISVTKRKCLVTNSMDLELEVVPKVL from the coding sequence ATGAATTTCGAGACGACTGTTGTCTGGAACGAGAAGTTCCCTGGAAAGCTCCAGTGTCAGAACGGGCAGGTCATCGACTACTCCGCTCCCGTGGAGTTGGATGGAATGCACGGCCCTCTCACTCCGGAGGATGCATTCGTCGGTGCGGCCAACATGTGCTTCCAGATCGTCTTCGATCATGTCTCCCGAGACTTAGGAATGAAGTTGCTCGAGTACAAGTGCAAGGCAGTAGGGGACCTGGAAGTGGTGGAAGGCGCAAAGAAGTTCGTCAAGATAACCCTGCACCCGGAGATGCGGTTCGCCTCTGGATCGAAGATGTCCAACCTGGAGAGGGCCATCTCCGTCACGAAGCGGAAGTGTCTCGTTACCAACTCCATGGACCTTGAGCTCGAGGTCGTCCCGAAGGTGCTGTGA
- the trxA gene encoding thioredoxin, producing MSSEIEEIRKKKMAAMMQNAAASKSGGNGWPVAPVPVKDSDFEEFIKKYPKVVVDCWAPWCGPCRMLSPTIDSLARDYQGKVVYGKLNTDENSATAGKYKIMSIPTLLFFKNGQLVDKMIGAAPRAILEQNINKALG from the coding sequence ATGTCAAGCGAAATCGAGGAGATAAGAAAGAAGAAGATGGCCGCGATGATGCAGAATGCAGCCGCCAGCAAATCGGGTGGGAACGGTTGGCCAGTAGCGCCAGTTCCCGTGAAGGATTCGGATTTCGAGGAATTCATCAAGAAGTATCCGAAGGTAGTGGTCGACTGTTGGGCGCCCTGGTGTGGTCCTTGCAGGATGCTCTCACCGACGATCGATTCTTTGGCAAGGGATTACCAGGGGAAGGTCGTCTACGGCAAGCTAAACACGGACGAAAACTCCGCAACAGCAGGCAAGTACAAGATCATGAGCATCCCGACTCTTCTCTTCTTCAAGAACGGTCAGCTGGTCGACAAGATGATCGGCGCCGCGCCTAGGGCAATACTAGAGCAAAATATCAACAAGGCCCTTGGTTGA
- a CDS encoding PRC-barrel domain-containing protein, which produces MLEEASELIGLQVYTSQGIFLGSIGNLVVDVDENKVQGLFVTSTNPLLVEGSKSVNVPYRWISSIGDIVILKYFPKRVAVKRSSKPKTERPPVED; this is translated from the coding sequence ATGCTCGAGGAAGCTTCTGAACTGATTGGATTGCAGGTCTACACTAGCCAAGGCATTTTCTTGGGAAGCATAGGAAACCTTGTTGTGGATGTCGATGAGAACAAGGTGCAGGGACTGTTCGTGACCAGCACGAATCCGCTCCTCGTCGAGGGGTCGAAGTCCGTCAATGTCCCATACAGATGGATCTCATCGATCGGGGACATCGTCATTCTCAAGTACTTCCCCAAGAGGGTCGCGGTCAAGAGGTCCTCGAAACCAAAGACTGAAAGGCCACCGGTCGAAGATTGA
- a CDS encoding gamma carbonic anhydrase family protein, with translation MPGPKIDPSCYVAPEAIIIGDVVIDKGCSIWPFAVIRADLSQVRIGEGSSIQEHCQIHGNPGRPIIIGRNVSVGHGAIVHAAQIGDYVIVGMNSTILDGAEIGSGSIVGANALVKEGVKVPEGSLVVGVPAKIVKQGDPSLREAAKRNAEAYHKLRDAHKRGEFARYKA, from the coding sequence GTGCCTGGACCCAAGATCGACCCATCGTGCTATGTCGCGCCAGAGGCCATCATCATCGGCGATGTCGTAATTGACAAGGGCTGCAGCATCTGGCCCTTTGCGGTCATCAGGGCGGACCTGTCCCAGGTGAGGATCGGAGAGGGTTCGAGCATACAAGAACATTGCCAGATACACGGCAACCCCGGCAGACCAATCATCATAGGGAGGAACGTATCCGTTGGCCATGGCGCGATAGTTCACGCCGCGCAAATCGGGGATTATGTGATCGTGGGAATGAACTCGACCATACTCGACGGAGCTGAGATAGGTAGTGGATCCATAGTTGGTGCCAACGCGTTGGTGAAGGAGGGCGTGAAAGTGCCGGAAGGGAGCCTGGTCGTCGGGGTTCCTGCGAAGATAGTCAAACAGGGGGACCCTTCCCTCAGAGAAGCGGCCAAGAGGAACGCTGAAGCGTACCACAAGCTCCGAGATGCGCACAAACGTGGCGAATTCGCCCGTTACAAGGCCTGA
- a CDS encoding nitroreductase family protein, which produces MEETNGTTVWDAIATRRSVRNFEDIPVEEEKLTRCLEAARLAPSWANKQCWHFIVVQGRQNVENLGIVPINIKNAPALIVACGDPEKSGNMDEKPYFMVDVAIAVEHIILEAWEQGLGTVWVGGFRESKVRTALGIPENIKVVALVPIGYPAGRDTIGMVLAKKIMGLGGNRKELKEIVHYGKW; this is translated from the coding sequence ATGGAGGAAACGAACGGAACAACGGTCTGGGACGCCATTGCCACCAGAAGGAGCGTTAGGAATTTCGAGGACATACCGGTTGAGGAAGAGAAGCTGACCAGATGCCTTGAGGCAGCCAGATTGGCGCCGTCGTGGGCGAACAAGCAGTGCTGGCACTTCATCGTGGTTCAGGGAAGGCAGAACGTCGAGAACCTTGGCATTGTGCCGATCAACATCAAGAACGCGCCCGCACTGATCGTCGCTTGCGGTGACCCGGAGAAGAGCGGCAACATGGATGAGAAGCCCTATTTCATGGTGGATGTGGCGATTGCTGTTGAGCACATCATACTGGAGGCGTGGGAGCAGGGCCTAGGGACGGTCTGGGTCGGAGGGTTCAGGGAATCGAAGGTAAGGACAGCGCTCGGGATACCCGAGAACATCAAGGTCGTGGCTCTCGTCCCGATAGGTTATCCAGCCGGTAGGGACACCATCGGGATGGTGCTGGCCAAGAAGATAATGGGACTGGGAGGCAACAGGAAGGAGCTGAAGGAGATCGTCCACTACGGCAAGTGGTAG
- a CDS encoding tRNA (cytidine(56)-2'-O)-methyltransferase, with product MIVVLRLGHRPTRDQRVTTHVALTARALGADEVWVSTEDPVLEKTVESVVARFGGKFKIKTGVDWRKSLKAWDGESVHLTMYGESLSKALPTIKGNKLLIVVGAEKVPREVYDLADRNISVGNQPHSEVAALAIFMDRYKGGKSLEKPFKGRLRIVPNPRGKTVVDRNKTKERSPTKQ from the coding sequence ATGATAGTCGTCCTAAGGCTCGGCCATCGACCAACCAGGGATCAGAGGGTCACCACGCATGTCGCGCTCACAGCCAGGGCGCTTGGGGCCGACGAGGTTTGGGTCTCCACGGAGGATCCGGTCCTTGAGAAGACGGTCGAGAGCGTCGTAGCTCGCTTCGGGGGCAAGTTCAAGATCAAGACCGGAGTAGATTGGCGCAAATCGCTCAAAGCATGGGATGGCGAATCGGTCCACCTTACCATGTACGGCGAGAGCCTATCGAAGGCGCTGCCGACGATCAAGGGGAATAAGCTGCTCATAGTTGTCGGTGCGGAGAAGGTCCCTCGCGAGGTCTACGACCTCGCGGACCGCAATATCTCCGTCGGTAATCAGCCGCACTCGGAGGTCGCGGCTCTGGCAATATTCATGGATAGGTACAAGGGCGGGAAATCCCTTGAGAAGCCCTTCAAGGGCAGGCTACGGATCGTCCCGAACCCGAGGGGGAAGACAGTCGTTGACCGCAACAAGACCAAAGAGCGCTCACCTACCAAGCAGTGA
- a CDS encoding ArsR family transcriptional regulator: MTRIKVITEPAELVPMFRAVDTKVKREVLKLVTLEWHTIRDIEKQFGPAGKEALLFFEKMKLVETRWQTSPEQQPEKAYHTYYTSFHINASWPVYEISDVLAAAVMEEKEFQKIEKQIYEMVGAQGKFAGDVAEVLGVTFTMLKSLVKRSTKLDYRGHRIERVKE, translated from the coding sequence ATGACGCGGATCAAGGTTATCACCGAGCCGGCGGAACTGGTTCCAATGTTCCGGGCGGTCGATACCAAGGTCAAGCGTGAGGTCCTGAAACTAGTGACCCTCGAGTGGCATACGATCCGCGACATTGAGAAGCAGTTCGGGCCTGCGGGAAAGGAGGCTCTCCTGTTCTTCGAGAAGATGAAACTAGTCGAGACAAGATGGCAGACCTCTCCCGAGCAGCAGCCGGAGAAAGCATACCACACCTACTACACCTCCTTCCATATCAACGCCTCATGGCCGGTCTACGAGATCAGCGATGTCCTCGCAGCTGCGGTCATGGAGGAGAAGGAGTTCCAGAAGATCGAGAAGCAGATCTACGAGATGGTGGGTGCCCAGGGCAAGTTCGCTGGGGACGTCGCCGAGGTACTTGGCGTCACATTCACAATGCTCAAGAGCCTGGTCAAGAGGAGCACGAAGCTGGATTATAGGGGCCACAGGATCGAGCGGGTCAAGGAGTGA
- a CDS encoding DNA-binding protein translates to MMAKDLKDKSKVDEIVLTIVEKNEPREFQSKWSGSSGRVCDAVGQDENGDSVSLTLWNEDIEKVEINSKIKITNGWASAYKDKLQVSAGKFGKLEIV, encoded by the coding sequence ATGATGGCCAAGGACTTGAAGGACAAGTCGAAAGTCGACGAAATAGTCCTCACAATCGTCGAGAAGAATGAGCCGAGGGAGTTCCAATCGAAGTGGAGCGGCTCCTCGGGCAGGGTCTGCGACGCGGTTGGACAGGACGAGAACGGCGACAGTGTCTCCCTGACACTATGGAACGAAGACATTGAGAAGGTCGAAATCAACTCGAAGATCAAGATAACGAACGGTTGGGCCTCGGCTTACAAGGACAAGCTGCAGGTCAGCGCAGGAAAATTCGGCAAGCTCGAGATCGTCTAG
- a CDS encoding ABC transporter ATP-binding protein, with protein MTVIEGHNIVKHYGNMKALDNVSITVDKGDFFGFFGPNGAGKTTLIRILTGQLAPTSGSVNVLGVDVLKEPLHVKELIGIVPEVESPPTYLTGYEYLYFVGKVRKLDNLEDRIEKWLSFFDLDEKKGTICKDMSKGMRQKLMLASALIHEPRLLFLDEPFINLDPIYQRLLREYLVEYISKGGTVFMASHLLEIAERLCNKLSIVNLGRVVAQGRLDDLVKGGENLEKLFLRSVGVRGIGGDPGRKTS; from the coding sequence ATGACAGTGATCGAGGGCCACAACATCGTTAAGCACTACGGGAACATGAAGGCCCTGGACAACGTCTCCATCACCGTCGACAAGGGCGACTTCTTCGGATTCTTCGGCCCGAACGGCGCTGGCAAGACCACTCTCATCAGGATACTCACGGGTCAGCTCGCACCAACCTCGGGCTCTGTGAACGTGCTCGGAGTAGATGTGCTGAAAGAGCCGTTACACGTAAAGGAGTTGATCGGGATCGTGCCAGAGGTTGAGAGTCCTCCGACCTACCTTACTGGGTACGAATACCTTTACTTCGTCGGCAAGGTTAGGAAGCTCGATAATCTCGAAGATAGAATCGAGAAATGGCTCTCGTTCTTCGATCTCGATGAGAAGAAGGGCACCATCTGCAAGGACATGTCCAAAGGCATGAGGCAGAAGCTGATGCTAGCATCAGCCTTAATCCACGAACCGAGGCTCTTGTTCTTGGATGAACCGTTCATAAACCTCGACCCAATCTATCAGAGGCTGCTCAGAGAGTACCTAGTTGAATACATCTCCAAAGGCGGGACCGTGTTCATGGCCTCCCACCTCCTCGAGATCGCCGAGAGGCTGTGCAACAAGCTCTCGATCGTGAACCTTGGCAGGGTCGTCGCCCAGGGGAGGCTGGACGACCTGGTCAAGGGTGGAGAGAACCTTGAGAAGTTGTTCCTCCGATCGGTAGGTGTGCGCGGCATCGGGGGTGACCCGGGACGAAAGACCTCCTGA
- a CDS encoding peroxiredoxin: MPRINVGDNAPDFELEDQNGKKVRLSQYRGKKNVLLAFFPFAFSPVCTNELGELKEKEDLVLKLDTQILASSVDSTWSEKAFAKELGVKFPILGDFKKQVAPLYGALYEDKGFAKRTIFVIDKKGKVAYKREYDPGTQPSIDEALEVLKKLR; the protein is encoded by the coding sequence ATGCCAAGAATCAATGTCGGAGACAACGCCCCGGATTTCGAGCTGGAGGACCAGAACGGCAAAAAGGTGAGATTGAGCCAGTACAGAGGCAAGAAGAACGTCCTGCTGGCGTTCTTCCCGTTCGCTTTCAGCCCCGTGTGCACGAACGAGCTCGGAGAACTGAAGGAGAAGGAGGACTTGGTGCTGAAGCTCGACACGCAGATACTCGCTTCGAGCGTCGACAGTACATGGTCCGAGAAGGCATTCGCAAAGGAGCTCGGCGTGAAGTTCCCGATCCTTGGGGATTTCAAGAAGCAGGTTGCACCTCTCTACGGAGCGCTCTACGAGGACAAGGGTTTCGCGAAGAGGACCATATTCGTCATTGACAAGAAAGGAAAGGTCGCCTACAAGAGGGAATATGACCCTGGCACTCAGCCCAGCATCGATGAGGCACTCGAGGTCCTGAAGAAGCTGAGGTAG
- a CDS encoding peroxidase-related enzyme (This protein belongs to a clade of uncharacterized proteins related to peroxidases such as the alkylhydroperoxidase AhpD.): protein MAWIKAPNKDSVRGKTKKVYDRIMKERGHLANIFLAQGMDPDVLEDHFDLYVHLMIGPGPLSREEREMIAVVVSAANRSAYGAIHHSEALETVEKDPKALYNLLKEFASKHETLRSKGLLAYAAKLTLDPKDITKDDIDDLRDAGLTDEEILRANLIASYFNFSNRIALGLGVELEEGEARTYKY, encoded by the coding sequence TTGGCGTGGATCAAGGCCCCAAACAAAGACAGCGTACGCGGCAAGACAAAGAAGGTCTACGACAGGATAATGAAGGAGCGAGGGCACCTCGCGAACATATTCCTCGCTCAAGGAATGGACCCTGATGTTCTCGAAGACCACTTTGACCTGTATGTCCATCTCATGATCGGTCCAGGTCCGCTATCCAGGGAGGAGCGGGAGATGATCGCTGTGGTCGTCTCTGCGGCGAATAGGTCGGCCTATGGAGCGATCCATCACTCGGAGGCTCTCGAGACGGTGGAGAAGGACCCTAAGGCGCTCTACAACTTACTCAAAGAGTTCGCATCGAAGCATGAGACCCTCAGAAGTAAGGGACTCCTCGCATATGCGGCCAAGCTCACGCTGGACCCGAAAGACATAACGAAGGACGACATTGACGACCTGAGAGATGCTGGCCTGACCGACGAGGAGATACTGAGGGCGAACCTGATTGCGAGCTACTTCAACTTCTCGAACAGGATAGCGCTCGGTTTGGGCGTGGAGCTTGAGGAAGGCGAGGCCAGGACCTACAAGTACTAG
- the speB gene encoding agmatinase encodes MASFEEQAQALPRGTVVVLGVPSDENSSFLRGAALAPKHIREALHSGSANMMTELGVDLGSSAGWAELGDLPLSTGDIAFAKIETTISQLLASGVRVLALGGDHSITHPIVRAYARSFQGLTVLQLDAHPDTYDEYDGNRHSHACPFARIMEEGLGVHLVQLGVRTINPHQRQQAERFGLTMVEMKDWSPDKLPRLEGPIYLSLDLDALDPAFAPGVSHHEPGGFTTRDVLRIIHGLPQPIVGADIVEFNPMRDPVGVTAMLAAKLCKEIVGRMLL; translated from the coding sequence ATGGCATCTTTTGAGGAACAGGCACAGGCGCTCCCGAGAGGTACCGTCGTCGTGCTGGGTGTTCCGTCGGATGAGAATTCGTCCTTCCTGAGGGGCGCAGCGCTCGCTCCGAAGCACATACGAGAGGCGCTGCATTCGGGCTCGGCCAACATGATGACCGAGCTCGGCGTGGATCTGGGATCCTCGGCCGGCTGGGCCGAACTCGGGGACTTGCCACTGTCGACAGGCGACATAGCATTTGCGAAGATAGAAACGACGATCTCCCAACTGCTGGCATCAGGCGTGCGTGTCCTTGCCCTCGGGGGAGACCACTCAATCACTCATCCGATTGTGAGGGCCTATGCAAGGTCCTTCCAAGGGCTGACCGTCCTCCAGCTTGACGCTCATCCTGACACATATGACGAGTACGACGGGAACCGCCATTCGCATGCGTGCCCGTTCGCGCGGATCATGGAAGAAGGGCTTGGCGTACACCTGGTTCAATTGGGCGTAAGGACCATTAATCCGCACCAGCGGCAGCAGGCGGAACGATTCGGGCTGACGATGGTGGAGATGAAGGACTGGTCACCGGACAAGCTCCCGAGGCTCGAGGGGCCAATCTACCTATCGCTGGACTTGGACGCGTTGGACCCGGCATTCGCACCAGGAGTCTCTCACCACGAGCCAGGGGGATTCACCACGCGCGACGTACTGCGCATCATTCACGGCCTACCTCAACCAATCGTGGGCGCGGACATTGTGGAATTCAACCCGATGCGCGACCCAGTCGGGGTCACAGCAATGCTCGCGGCGAAACTCTGCAAGGAGATCGTGGGTAGGATGCTGCTCTAG
- a CDS encoding S9 family peptidase, with protein sequence MRETNIVALFSATDIQDLDIHPDGRKAICSVNKGANWELATLDLTKGSLKKFLSGPQSLTHPTFSPNGDRIAYHVDFEGDENHDVVVIRSDGKGAKKLTDGVEDNFEPQFSPDGETVSFISNRVKDTENLYLIGSKGGRMRRLTNEPLPVRQYSWSPDGRWIAFLTGVGDEDYISLADTKKMRTKRVLHKKNVEHGLAGEWGEAAPWSPDGMNLLFVSNEHDSQDIGQYDIRTKRLRWLVRSKYDKHQPMLSSDGSRLAYLEVDDPNIAVKVKSGGATRVVSPKDGTSRALHWLPDGKGMVFVNGSAVRPEEVFVVRDRTPRRLTKLMKKPMKTNGMAYPKLVRYRSFDGRMIPAMLYIPRDKSRRAGIVLPHGGPDMMDTNLWDQLTIMLVDKGLAVIKPNYRGSTGYGRMFQHLHDKDLGGGDYLDTVYAGKYLLDEGHADRDRLGYWGASYSGFTCMMALTKHPDMWAAGVSIVGFFDWITEHENERGYLKAYDESKMGDFSKNPDFFRERSPINFLHQLKAPLLMTASARDVRCPPTESRAVVAKLKAMGKRFEYHEYPDEGHWPRKRKNLKDLYMRSTRFLDENMPK encoded by the coding sequence ATGAGAGAAACCAACATTGTCGCGCTGTTCTCAGCGACGGACATCCAGGACCTTGACATCCATCCTGATGGACGCAAGGCGATCTGCTCGGTCAACAAAGGGGCCAACTGGGAGCTTGCAACGCTCGACCTGACCAAAGGGAGCCTGAAGAAGTTCTTGTCTGGGCCTCAGTCGCTCACGCACCCAACATTCTCCCCAAACGGAGACAGGATAGCATATCATGTCGACTTCGAAGGAGACGAGAACCATGACGTTGTCGTTATCCGATCCGATGGAAAAGGCGCAAAGAAGCTCACTGACGGGGTCGAGGACAACTTCGAGCCGCAGTTCTCCCCGGATGGAGAGACGGTTTCCTTCATCTCCAACCGCGTGAAGGACACCGAGAACCTCTACCTGATCGGTTCCAAGGGCGGGAGAATGAGGAGGCTCACAAACGAGCCACTCCCAGTGAGGCAGTATTCCTGGTCTCCGGACGGCAGATGGATAGCCTTCCTCACTGGGGTTGGGGACGAGGATTACATCTCGTTGGCCGACACGAAGAAGATGAGAACCAAGAGAGTGCTGCACAAGAAGAATGTGGAGCATGGACTCGCAGGTGAATGGGGCGAGGCAGCCCCTTGGTCGCCTGATGGCATGAATCTCTTGTTCGTATCGAACGAGCACGATTCGCAGGACATCGGCCAATATGACATCAGGACTAAGAGGTTGAGATGGCTCGTGAGATCCAAGTACGACAAGCACCAGCCGATGTTGTCCTCGGACGGCAGCAGACTCGCATACCTGGAGGTCGACGACCCGAACATCGCGGTCAAGGTGAAGAGCGGAGGGGCGACAAGAGTGGTCTCGCCCAAGGACGGAACCTCCAGAGCACTCCACTGGCTTCCGGATGGTAAGGGGATGGTTTTCGTGAACGGCTCCGCTGTGAGACCGGAGGAGGTCTTCGTCGTCAGGGACCGTACCCCGAGAAGGCTCACGAAACTTATGAAGAAGCCGATGAAGACAAACGGGATGGCATATCCGAAACTGGTTAGATACAGGTCGTTCGACGGGCGCATGATACCGGCCATGCTCTACATCCCAAGGGACAAGTCCAGGAGAGCGGGAATAGTCCTGCCGCACGGCGGCCCTGATATGATGGATACGAATCTCTGGGATCAGCTAACGATCATGCTCGTTGACAAAGGCTTAGCTGTGATCAAGCCCAACTACAGAGGATCGACCGGTTATGGCAGAATGTTTCAGCACCTGCACGACAAGGATTTGGGCGGTGGAGACTATCTCGACACTGTCTATGCTGGCAAGTATCTACTTGATGAAGGTCATGCAGACAGAGATCGGCTCGGTTACTGGGGTGCGAGTTACAGCGGATTCACTTGCATGATGGCGTTGACAAAACATCCGGACATGTGGGCCGCCGGCGTTTCAATCGTCGGCTTTTTCGACTGGATCACGGAGCACGAGAACGAGAGAGGGTACCTGAAGGCATATGACGAGAGCAAGATGGGAGACTTCTCAAAGAACCCAGATTTCTTCAGAGAGAGGTCTCCGATAAACTTCCTGCACCAGCTGAAGGCCCCTCTGCTCATGACAGCATCTGCGAGGGATGTCCGATGCCCTCCGACGGAGTCGAGGGCAGTGGTCGCGAAGCTGAAGGCGATGGGTAAGAGGTTCGAGTACCATGAATACCCCGACGAAGGGCACTGGCCGAGGAAGCGGAAGAACCTGAAGGACTTGTACATGCGATCCACCAGGTTCCTGGACGAGAACATGCCGAAGTAG
- the trxB gene encoding thioredoxin-disulfide reductase: MAIEGVASDPAESVLGDYDAVIVGAGPAGLSAGIYARRSGLEAIILEKGVPGGQVLTSPNIENYPGFPEIPGMKLMEIMADHARRYIEIREGEEVLRVRSAEKFEISTTSGRYTAKAIILATGSSHRKLDVPGEEGLIGKGVSYCATCDGFFYKGREVIVVGGGNTALTDSLYLHSIGAKVTIVHRRDSFRADRHLQDTVKGHKIPVVWNTVVDEVVGKEEVSAVKLRNVKTGAAETRAINGVFVAVGEIPSSQLATELGLEMDPGGFVTVDRSFRTNVPFVYAAGDVSGGIRQVVAAVHGGAAAALACFEDLMNPYYSRLP, translated from the coding sequence ATGGCCATAGAAGGCGTAGCATCCGATCCTGCTGAGTCCGTCCTCGGCGACTATGACGCTGTCATAGTCGGTGCTGGACCGGCCGGCCTGTCGGCGGGGATCTATGCGAGGAGGTCTGGCCTGGAGGCCATCATACTCGAGAAGGGGGTCCCCGGCGGCCAGGTCCTCACCAGCCCAAACATCGAGAACTATCCGGGGTTCCCGGAGATTCCCGGGATGAAGCTGATGGAGATCATGGCCGATCACGCCCGGAGGTACATCGAAATCAGGGAGGGCGAGGAAGTCCTCAGAGTCAGGTCAGCTGAGAAATTCGAGATATCAACCACGTCTGGAAGGTACACTGCCAAAGCTATCATCCTTGCGACTGGCTCTTCTCACAGGAAGCTGGACGTCCCTGGGGAGGAGGGCCTCATCGGCAAGGGGGTCTCGTACTGTGCTACATGCGATGGCTTCTTCTACAAGGGCCGTGAAGTCATCGTCGTCGGCGGAGGGAACACGGCTCTTACGGATTCGCTCTATCTGCACTCGATCGGGGCAAAGGTGACCATAGTGCACAGGCGCGACTCGTTCCGGGCTGACAGACACCTGCAGGACACGGTCAAGGGGCACAAGATACCTGTTGTGTGGAACACGGTTGTGGACGAGGTAGTGGGAAAGGAGGAGGTCTCCGCGGTAAAGCTGAGGAACGTCAAGACCGGCGCCGCCGAGACTCGCGCGATCAACGGCGTGTTCGTCGCTGTGGGGGAGATACCAAGCTCACAACTGGCTACCGAACTTGGTCTGGAGATGGATCCTGGCGGCTTCGTTACGGTCGACCGATCGTTTAGGACCAACGTCCCCTTCGTTTACGCTGCTGGGGACGTCTCCGGAGGGATCAGACAAGTCGTCGCCGCGGTCCACGGCGGAGCCGCCGCTGCGCTCGCATGTTTCGAAGACCTCATGAACCCTTATTACAGCCGCTTGCCCTGA